GATAACCTGGTTTGCTTTTTCTACTATGCGAAGAGTTTCCAGACTACAACTGAAGTTGTATCCTAGTCCAGACTAGGATGTTGATAATACGAATAACATTTCTATAATGACTTTGTTTTCTCTAATATGATAAATGTTTCCACTTTGAGTATCCAAACGCCCTGAGTTTTGGGCAGTAACAGAGCCACATAGGCTCAAGGGTGATCAGTTGAACACTCTTGCACCGGAAAATATACTGGTTTTCCGGTTTTGGGACTTGAACACCCTTAACAAGATTTCTGGTTTCGCCACGGGTTTTGGGACTTGATTCTGAACTGGATCTCTTGAAGGTATTAAATCCCAAGAGTGTGCCCTTAGTAGAGGTCTAAAATTATACTACTTGAGAAGCGTAAGAATAGAGGGAGCATTATCAAGGAAAAACTTTTTCAATATCTGCAAACCATCATAGGGAGATTTACATTGATCACTGGGTGAAAACTAAATAATGGCGGAGATAAGGTAGCATTGCTTAAGCTGTGGCTAGTCCTACCTTCATACTTCCattctttttttttggtttctcacTTGGTGTCTGATATCTGCATTGGGGCCCGACTAAATCTGGTTTCGTGCCGGAAAAGTACCACATTAAGGGGGTAAAACATTCCCTAACAAAGGCGAGTCCATACCCAAGGCTTGAACTCGAGACCTCTTGTTAAGAATGATGGAGTACTTACTACTCCACTATGACCCTTGTTAGTTTTGCTACATACTTCCTACAATTATAAGATCACGACAAATTGACAATAGACAAATGTCTGGTTGAAAAGAACTTTCTTGAAATTTTGTCATCATAGATATTGGCAAAAAGACAGCCTAGTGCACTAAGCTTCCGTTACGCGcgaggtccggggaagggccgaacCACAAATACTGGATTGCACATATAAAAGTGGTGGTACTGGGAGTCTTGTAAGGTGAGGGCCATGTAAACCCAAGTTTGCATGGTAGGagttttacttttcttttaattGCAGGTAATATCAATTTCACTCTCTTTTGGAATCTTAAAGTTGAGAGTTGAAGAAAGAACTAAGAAGGGGCTTGTGACATTAAAATATATGGTAACATGTTTTTTTGTACAATTTATTTTAAGCCATTAATTTCCAAAGACATGGATCTACTTAAAAGCATTGATATACATTAACTTCCAACTGCTAAGGAAAAACATACGAAGGTGAAAGAATGAAAAGACAATGTACAAATAAGTAATATATAGACATAGTTCATTTGAGTTTTATTCTGTTAGAATATTAAGACAGCAAAAGAACAAAGCAGAGTTTACATTTCAAAGAGCAAAGCTGCAAGATTGCTCAACTGAAATCTATTTTGACCATGTCTCTGCAGCAGCATCCGGACTCTATTCCCCTTTAGCTGCTCCCAATTATTTCCTTGTACAAGTCCTTGATCTTTGATATCAAAGCTTCTCTGTTAACGGCAAAATGTTATAAGAAGAGAGGTAAGCAGTGACAAACACAAGATACGAATAATAAACTTAGCTTCCACTAATTCGTATATCAACGAAATGGAATTACCTGTCTGGTTTGAAGACCAAGTTCTTGTAAGCAAACCACTGCAGAGGAAGACAGATCCAAGAAAATTAAAGAAGAATAAAGTGAATTGAGTTCAAAAAATTTTTGTGGTTGATTACATAGTAAAGCTTTACCAAATTAAAAGAAAGGATTTTAACTTAAATACACTAACAGTGTAAGACCTTTTTGTTTAACCCTATCATGTAATTATCAGTTATAATAGGTTATTTGATATAGACAAGTACACTAACATTTTAACACTTGAAAGTTTTTGACACTATAAGTTTATATAAGTTAAAACACCAAAAGAAAAGGCTAGGAGATTTAGGAGGAACTAATTGTCATCGATCATTCAGCTTTATAGAGAACACAGCATACAGTTAGTGACTAAAAGTGGCAAATGTTTCAACTTACACCGGTGTAACTAATTCCTACAAGCTCAAGAACACCAGGAATCAGAGGAAGCCTGTCAATTGCCTGCCACAATTAAGCACATCCTTTTGTCAAGCTTTAATAGTTGAACTAAAATGGAAACCAAAAGGTCCTAAGTTGGCAAATAGTAAGTAGCTAGAATAAAACAGTACCGAGATAACTCCAGTGGAGCTCCATAGTAGAAGTACTGCAGCAACACCAAGTGAACTGACTGCGTACTTATCATCAACTTTGTCCCACTGAAAGGAGAATTAAGTTGGTATCAAGACTAAGGCGGAGCAAATCAAGAACCAAGTGAAGTGAAAAAGCTAATACATATTAGTAGGTCATTACAGCTTCTTGAATTTTTTGGAGAAGCTCAGATGGTAGCTCAGTGGTTGCCATATCAGCTGATGAGGCCTCTGTAGCAGTTGCAACCTCTCCAGTAGAGGTTGCCATTGCGACCACATTCCGAGCAATCTTACGACCTGCATCACAGCGCATCCGAGACAAGAAATTACAACGGCACCAATAACTTTTTAGTATGAAGTATAGTGTGAATTACTTCTTCCGTTCTAACTTATATACTTTTTGCAAAATGTGTGACCAGTTATATTTCTATACAGCTCACTATGTTAAACTGacattttttttccctttttagtGTGTTACAAAAAGAATGACAGGTTTTAATATTTCGACGCTCTTTAACTTAAACTTCTTATTTTACCTTTAACGACATGTACTTACAGCAACATAAATGTCATGGCATGTTTAGAACCACAAGTTATAACAGTACTTTTGCTATGTGCTATACATCTTTTTTTCATCAAACTCTGTGCTCAGTCAAATATGAATGGAATATCTTTTTAACACCATTGTacaaaataacataaatttaCGTGGGTGAACTTTCTCACATTGCTAATCCCACAGATAAAGAGAAGCGTTGCGGTGAGTTAACAGCCTAGTAAAACTAGTCAATTCATGATGAATTCCGACAATACAAAACACGTTGAAACGTGCTCACCTAGATACACAACACATCTTCGGTGGAACGACATGAACAATGATGACTTCATATTACCAACTTTAATTTGTTTGCAAGTAAGTAATTGTTTTGTTGTTCTATAATGTATGATACAAATTACCATTTTTAAACTATGTGTTCGATCAAATGACGAGGGTCCATTAAAAACAACTTATCTACCTGGGGTAAGGCTGCGAACACCACAAAAATAAATCAAGAAAAGAGTTACTTACAGTAGGCAGTGGTTCTGGCAGCACGGCTTTGGACGGCAGGTGGGGGAGGGAGGGTGGGTAGAGTGACACATTGGGATGATGCAGCAGCAGCTGACTGACGAGTTGTCTTGCCGTCAACCAAAGTTGATGAAGAGGAAAGAGAAAGTGAAGGGGAGGTAGTTGAGGCCATTGCTTTGAACTCCCCTTTCAAGTTCCTTAATTTAATTGTGAAAAAAGACTAAGCTAGATTTCTTTTCTTGATGAGGAGGGTTCGACCACTAaagaattttagaaaatatttattGAATTATTCTGTTGATGGTATTTTCTCAATCTTGGATATTTTCTTCTGAAAAAGGATGGGATTGTCAATAGTGAAATGTAAGATTTCTTGGACCTCCCAAAAGTAATAAGAACCTTGAGAACCACCCATTTCTGGGATGAAACCTTATCATCATCTGCCATTTTGCCTTTCTCATCATCCATCTGGACAATAAGTATGCGCTGATGTGGCTTTTCGGATATGGGTTTTATGGTGCTCTTTCATTGGACATTTGGTCTTTGTTAAATCACCCTCAATGCCCTTAATCAAGTGCTTTTTTTTGTTTGTTACTATATGGTATTCATACTACATTAAAAACAAAGACAATTTGGTGTACTAAGCTCCCGTTATACACGGTATTCAGATTACACTGAGATGACTAATTCAAATTTATAATGTGTAGAGTTCATTTAAGATAAAATACCCCTGCTAATAATTGTTTTTGCAGGGCTGGAAATTGAGACATTCAATTAAGGGTTGAAAGATCTTATTCATCTCAATATTAAATTTTTATGGTGATAGCACAAAGGAGTTTATATAGTTTAGCGATATTAGTATTAATCGTGTACGCAATAAGTGTttggttcaatttttgttattCACTGCCTACcaatactccatccgtttcaatttatttgATGCAGTTCGAATTTCGAGAGTCAGGCGAATTCTTTTTACCGTAATTTTCATCCGTTTTTAAAATGCTTTAAATTGTTAATTACTTTGAGTTATGGTACTTTTATGTAGATGTTTTATTTGCAAATAGTTTAAAAATTTACAGGCAAaattttgttgttgttatgctgAGTTGCGCTACGCTATCGTGAAAACTGAAAACCGCGTGTCCTGACAAATTGGAAAACCTATTGTTTTTCCTGGATGAAAGTAAGAAGACGGATATTGATTATACTCCTATTATAAGTACTTTAACAAAAAATGAAGGCAGAAATCTAAGAAGGCCATTGGTTAGATAGCCATCTTATCTTCTATTTTGCCTCATATAGCCCGAGCCTATCACCTCTACTCCTTTTGTTTTATCTCATTCTACTTGTATACTCTCT
The DNA window shown above is from Nicotiana tomentosiformis chromosome 8, ASM39032v3, whole genome shotgun sequence and carries:
- the LOC104114143 gene encoding protein CURVATURE THYLAKOID 1B, chloroplastic isoform X1, with amino-acid sequence MASTTSPSLSLSSSSTLVDGKTTRQSAAAASSQCVTLPTLPPPPAVQSRAARTTAYCRKIARNVVAMATSTGEVATATEASSADMATTELPSELLQKIQEAWDKVDDKYAVSSLGVAAVLLLWSSTGVISAIDRLPLIPGVLELVGISYTGWFAYKNLVFKPDREALISKIKDLYKEIIGSS
- the LOC104114143 gene encoding protein CURVATURE THYLAKOID 1B, chloroplastic isoform X2, yielding MASTTSPSLSLSSSSTLVDGKTTRQSAAAASSQCVTLPTLPPPPAVQSRAARTTAYCRKIARNVVAMATSTGEVATATEASSADMATTELPSELLQKIQEAWDKVDDKYAVSSLGVAAVLLLWSSTGVISAIDRLPLIPGVLELVGISYTGWFAYKNLVFKPDREVLISKIKDLYKEIIGSS